The genomic stretch ATCCTCATTTTACCTCATAAGGAAACTAAAACCCAGTTTAATTTGCCCAAGACCTTATTTTAACTTAGTACTAGGTATGTGACCTCTCAGATACTATACTATACTGACTTCCCTTGGCAAGAACCTTCAATTATTTATTCTTAACCCATTCAATTAcacaaaatatgaaatagaaGTCTGtggttttaagtttttaagtgTGTGAACTACTCTAGCACATTTAGATTAAGGTATTTCTTTATCATTAATTGATTAAAATTTGCACCCTGCCTGTTTCCAAACTCTCAGAAGTTgctcaatttcattattttgagtGTACATGTAGTGGACTAACCCCACTGTGGTTTCCTTTGGTACTGCCATTCACTAACTTCAAGAGTAATGAGCTTAAACAAACAGGCAAGAGGTTCTGATTTGGAGCTTCAGAAGTACTTCTTTGAGAAGCAGTACAGTAGTGGTCCAGAGGGTGGACTCTGGAGCTGAACTGCCTGAGTTCAGATTCCAGTTCTTCTACTAACCAGCTGGGAGACCCCACacaaattgtttaatttccacgagTCAGTttactcttctgtaaaatgagaacaataaaagTACTTTATCTTACAGGGTTATGTGGATTAAATAGGTGAATACATGTAAAACACCTGGCTCTATGTCTGGCATATGGTAAGCACTCAAAAGTAGCTGTTATTATTACTGTCCTTCAAATCTAATAAAACACATTCATTCTAGGAAAAGCTCTCAACATGAATATACTCTATATGGTTTTACAGACATGCTAATTATAAAATgtagtgaagaaaaagaaaaaagccaattaTATAGCCACAGGTATATTTACTAGCATATTACATAGCTCTAAAAGCATAGTTTAGAGTTATATGATATGCTAGTGAAGTGTTTTATATGCCCTTATGAagacatctttattttatatgaGGAAAGGGATATTGTTTTGTTCACTCCTTTTTCCCAGGACCTAGAGATTTTTGCCTCGCCATAGGAGCCATTCAAAAAATGTCTGTTGGAAGGGTGAATGAAGATAGATACCTAAAATAATCAGCTCTCAAACCTACTATTTCAAGAAAAGCATCTATTTTGCTATGGTTTCAAAATTTTAATCTATACAAACCAATTTATAATGAAAGAACTGCTCACGGGAGAGCTGTATCTTTCAATTCAATTCCCCTTACCCTACAGACAGTGCAGGTATATATTAAGGCAGCTTTGGCAGCAGCCTTTTGGTCATgtccttgtttcttcttttgtccAGCTTGCTTTTTGGCATTTTTCTGCTGAGACTGAATTTTCTGCTGTCCACGAGCCATATCTAAAAACAGAAGGTGAAGCATTAGAGTGGCTTATTTACTCTAATACAGAGTAATCTAAGCATAAGAACGTCTTAGAACGGAAGCCTTAAGTTTTATAGAAACACCtggcaaataaaaatgtataggtATTAAAATTCCCACACACAAATGCTACAAAAGTATCAACTGGCAGAACCCTGTGGAAAACTAGTTGGTAGTTGTTTATTCTAtgagccagcaattccactctcgGTATGTACTCAACAGAAATGCAAATGTTATGTACACCAAGACATGTACAAAACGTTCTGAGTGCCCAttccaaaactggaaaaaatccgaatgcccatcaatagtaATATGGATGCACAacttgtatacatatttttatagtatttataCAACGGAATACTacccagcatttaaaaaattgtggccagctgggcgcggtggcgcatgcctgtaatcccagcactttgggaagttgaggcgggcgaatcacgaggttaggagatcgagaccattttggctaacacggtgaaaccctgtctctacgaaaacttcaaaaaaaaaattagccgggcgcggtagtgggcgcctgtagtcccagctactcgggaggctgaggcaggagaatggcgtgaacccaggaagtggagcttgcagtgagccgagatcctgccactgcactccagcctgggctacagagcgagactctgtctcaaaaaggaaaaaaaaaaaaattgtggccaggtgcagtggctcacacctgtaatcctagcactttggaaggccaaggtgggtagatcgtgaggtcaagagttcaagatcagcctggccaagatggtaaaaccccatctctactaaaaatacaaaaaataaaataaataaataaataaataaattagccaggtatggtggcgagcacctgtaattccagctacttgggaggctgaggtctccggagaactgcttgaatctgggaggcggaggttgcagtgaggcgtgatggcaccactgcactccagcctgggcgacagagccagactctggtctcaaaaataaacaaacaaaaaattgttacAAGTAACAAACTGGTTGTATCTCAATGTTAAAGGAAAGAAGCCAGTTGTAgggaatatacattatttaaagaTCAAAACAGGCAAAGCTAATCTACAGTGAAAGGGGTCACCTTGGAAGTTACGGGTAATGACTGGGAAGACAGGACATGAAGGGGACTTATGGGGTTCTGAAAATGTTCTTGAATCAAGTGTGCTTACTTGTAAAaattcattgaactgtacacttaagatttaCGCACTTTACTGTCTGTAATCTTCAAAAGTTTATGAAAAAAGTTTAGCCCCCGCCATCATTTTACTTGATCACTCTGCAAAGTATTCATTGTGACTTGCGATTGTGATTTTTATAactttaagagaaataaaagctgtCTGTTAATCCTTCtaaaagagacctcagaaataggTGGAAACTGTTCTCTTACTTAGTTTTCATAAAACtactgttattaatttttttaaaaagttggtctTGCTGGATTGCTGcacaaattataaaatgagaTTGTCAGCCAGCCACTAATCCCAGAAGTTTCTTTGCTTTCTAGACGTTAGTTCCCAGTTGAGGGAATTAACTTGGTTAAGAGGGTTCTTTTACAAAGTTGAAAGATACCACTTTTTGTTACCGATGATCTGACGTGAAcccaaatggattaaaaaaaaaaaaaaagaaaatcaagtcaCTGAAAAAAGTTACTTTTACTTTTCCATTTAAAGGCTTCTATTCGATCACACAAGTTAAACCTGTTCATAATTAACCCTGTTCATAAAGAGTCTATCATGAGTctcaattgttttttaaatatatcaaaattggATCCTAAGtagaattcatatatatatatatatatatatatatatatatatatatatatagtttagaCTAGCACTGTAACTGAATGTAAATCATTGCAGGACAGGAACATACAATGGCTTTGTATCAACTTCACCAGGGAAGGATGCTAGCTTCTTCTGACTAGGGCCGTAATTAGTTAATGGATATGAGGTCAAAGCATTTCATAAAAATTACTGAGCTCCTCCTGTTccccaaaaaaggaaactaaaaaaatacactgaTTGGAGAAGTTCCcactagcattaaaaaaaatgaactgaaagtcagataaaatataaaagagggTCAATGTTTTTCAGGATAGTCAGCTGAATATTTCAACTGATGAAATACGGGTTTTTTATACTAGGCTAGCATACAAGCCTAATACATTTTCGTAATTGAAAATGTTTAGCATGCCAGCCTAATATGAGAACCCCATTCCCATCATCAATGGTAAATACTACCAGCTGTTATCAGTGCTTGAAGACTAAGCTTCGATTTTTGctttagataaaaaaaaaaaaaattcttattaattCTAAGCCAaaaggcacattaaaaaaaaaaatgtatttaagtcCGATGTTACCGCAAGCTTACAAACCTATTCCCACGGAAACAGGTTTGGATACTTATGTATTATTTGGACGACAGTAGTCACGTGATCAACCTTTATGTATACCAGTGTTTTGTAAGATTTTTTGTCTCAATGTCTTCCTATCAGGACCTTGTAACAAAATAGTCAGTCCTCTCACACATCTTAACTCTTCGACACAATGTATTTTCTGTATGTTAATACACTGATTTTGTGGGAAACCTTGTTTTacgttgaaaaaaaaaaattcaaaaatggtAAGCCACTAATTTCATGTTTCTTTGCTTTCTAGAAGTTACTAGCTATTTTGATATTTCCAGGTAGTGACTCGTACAAAGCAATGTCATTAGATacgcaaaattatttttaacttttgcacTTAGGACTTTCCCTAAAATATAACATTACACAATAGATTTAACCCATTTTCCATTGTCACCAAACAGCAACCAAAAAGCCCGAAGAgacttaataaataaaatcaggtaAAGGAAATGGAATCAAATAAGCTAAATGCATGAGGTAGGCCCCTAACTTCTGACAACACGCCGCATCGATTTCCTTTCTGAAAGCAGAAATTCAAACGAACCAACCACCTGCTTTTGGACAGCTCAACTTAGGACTTGCTCTCAAGCCAACAGAATTTTCTACAAAATTGTAGGCAGCCATAACCGCTCCTTGAATTAAATGGGACAAACTGGAGGGAAAAAGTCATTTACAAATACCTACATGTTAGTTTTTAATGCAACTCTCAGTGTGGTTTTCCGAGGGGGCTGCAAAGATGGAAGTAGTAGAAGAAACGAGTTCTAAAATGAGGCGCTCTCGTAGGAGGCAACAAGTAAGCACTGCCCCAAAGCTCCTTTTAAAACCAACACAAATGAGTAACAGAAGAAAAGGATTTTGGGTCCAGGAAGTAGGCTCATTCTCCATAACCATCTGAAAGGAAGAGGCCCAGGCAGCGCTCCACATCCTGACCCTAGCTTTTAACACCATCGttttggggagaggagaggaggaacgCACCCAGAGTGAGGTCTCCACCCAACACTTCTCCGACCCCAGCTGCAGCCTGGCGCACCTTCCTCCCCAAACCCGCCTCTCCCGCCTTGGagaccccttcctcctccctgccacCAAAGGCCACGCAGCCCCCCATCTAGCCAGTTCTCACGGACCCTGGTACGAGACGCGCCTCCCGGAGGCCGAGACTGCCCGAACCCCGGCCGCTGCAGCCACCGGGAGCGCCACACTCCGGCAGCCGACCGGCGGCTGTCGCCGTGGATAAGGTTACCGCTCCGCTTCCGCGGCTGGCCTGCTACCCGGCCACCTGCAGGGCCTGGCAGGCGCCCGAACTCACCCTCCTCCCCGCGGCCCGCGCCGGGCCGGGCCCCGCCGCCCCCGGAGACCCCTCGCGACTCGCGGCGAGTCCCACGGTCCCCACCGCCCCCCGCTGGCCGGCCCCCGCCCCGTTTCCCGGGCGTCCCGCGGCGTCAGCACCGCCCCCGCTGCCGCTCACCCGGGCCGGGACAGTCTTGCGTCGGAGAGACCGCACAGCGCGAGAGGGCCGGGAGAGGACGccggagggagaggaagggggagcGCGCCCGGCACCGCTTGGGCCTCCTCCACCCGCTCAGGAGGGGAAACAGGAGAGCCGGGAGCACAACAGTCCGCGCCTCGCGCGCCCGCCGCCGCCTCAGCCTTAGGGGAGGCCACTATGCCTCGTGCCCGCGCACGCCGTGCCGCTCTCCCCGGCGCCCCCGCCCCGCCTGCTCCTCGCAGCCCCGCCCACTTGCCTTCCTGCGGCGGCCTCCTCCTGACCCCCCGCCCCTCTCGCACGCCTGCGCCCTGGCCGGTCGCGCGGGCCAATGGCAGCGCGCCCCTATTACATAAGAGCGAGGGGGCGGGCCCTGGTGGACACTAACTTCAGGGGACGTCGCCCTCTGTCCCCAGGCGCTCCTCCCCTCCGGCGCGCTCTGTCCCGGCGGCTTCTTCACCGAGCCCTGGGAGCCACGTGATCCCGGTCCTGGCTGGTGACCGGGCCGCGGCGTGTTTCACAAGACGCTCGCTCGCTCAACCACTCGGGCGGCGGCCGGGCCTCAGGCCTTGCGCCTCTTTTCCCGCTCCTCCCTGGCTGACGCGCCGGTCTCGGCGGCGCCCTCCTCGGCACCGGCTGAGGCGGTGGCTCGGGAGAGGATCGCGGGGCCGCGGTGGCTGAGTCACATTCCGGGAGCCCCGCCACCCAGGACACCGCGGCCCCGGCCCGCAGCGAGCCCGGCGGCCCAGCGGCTCTGAACGCGGACGCACAGCCTTTGTTCTTTCACCAGCCGCCGTTTACCTCACTCCCCTGGAAACCCCGGGTGTTTTTCCAACCTGGGGGTTTTTAGTGAGTTCAAGATTCAAGCCTGAGCCCCATTAAAAATTGCtggttgggccgggcgcggtggctcacgcctgtaatcccagcgctttgggagcccaaggtaggaggatcacttaagcccaggagttccagaccagcctgagtaacatagcgagacccacgtctcaacaaaaataaaataaaataaaataaaataaaataaaaaattaacggAGCAcggtggccagcgcctgtagtcccagctactcgggaggccgaggtgggagaatcgcttgagcccaggaagtggaggttgcagtaagccgagatcgcgtcactgcactccatcctgggcgaccgagtgagaccctgcctaaaaaaagaaaaagaaaaattgctggCTAGGCTTCCCTGAGGGGTTTAGTTTGACTGTTAACAATGTACAGTACTGAGTTGCTAATACTTTGGGGAATGGTTAAAGTTCTTTGGGCgcgctctgtctctctctgcattTACAGGCAATGGCAGCAAACTTTCAATATCTGACAACAGCAATGACGATTATAACCGTGATTAAATGTGCTGATTATCTGGAAACAGTACTTTAGACATCAGCCTTATTCTGCAAACTTACCCCCGCCCCCTGCCACTTTAGTTTCTAATTAGAACTActagtgacaaaaaaaaaaaaaaaaaaaaaaaaaaagcgtttgCATTGGCTGTTCTCACCTTGCCTGTAGTGCTGTTTCCCAAGTTTGTCTGTCAGTGCCCAGGAAATGTTAGTTGAATATTAATATATCCCAAATGACTTGGACTGGGCTACAGATATCACAGAATTGTTTAAACTAGCCAGGAAGGAGTTAGCTGCCTATTGCGTTTGAGtggagaaaaatatgaaatgaaacaTGGCGTGCAGTGATCTGGGTGTTCAGTTCTCCCTCTTCATCCTCATTTCAGCTTCTCTCACCTTCACTTTTTatgctcttccttccttcttacagTTTTAAATTACTCTCTAGTCCTAGATTGTATGATTATTTTCATCACCAAATATGCAGTATGTTAAACAGTAGACATTGAATAAATGGATACTGATCAAATGAACCGAGTGTATCTGAAGAGAGCAGCTTTTAAATTGACATATCATGAAGCTCTAGCTTAGTTACTAATAGTCACTATAACCGTAATGGTTGTATTAATCTGGTTGACAGAAGGATGAAGTACTGTTTGGCCCTGGAAATGCGAACTTCAAAGATCTGTGTTTGTCTAGCCATGAATGACAGTAGGCAGTGGAAGGGGACAGTGAAATTTGTGTGGCAGAGATATGTCTTCGTAACTAAAGAGGTGGCTCCTATTGTGAAGTAGGTTAATATGTCACTCTTTACCATGGCCTAGATGAAATATGTATTCAAGCCAGTGTTTCTTAAGTTTTTGAGTCATAACTCCTTTGAGAATTTGGTGAAAGCTATTGAATTTGCCCCCAGAAAGTTCACGTACTTATCATGTAACTTATCCTCATAGGTAGTGTTTCTTAATCTCAGCACCGTTGAAATTTGGGCTGTATGATTCTTTATTATGGGACTCTGTCCTGGGGATTGTAGGATGTTTAACAACATCCCTGTCTCCTACCCGCTTATCCAAGTAGCACCTCATCTCCGGTTGTGgcaactaaaaatgtctccagacattgtcagatGTTCTCGGGGTCAAAGTCTCCCCTGATTGAGAACTACTGCCTAGAAGATATGGCATATTGGTAACTTTATGTGATGGTTAGGAAatttgaaatacaaagaaaaaaatgaaaaaagaaccacaaaaaaaacaaggaatggATAAGATTCAACATCTGTGAAGTGACACACAGTAAATGAAAGGCGGATGAATTAGCATTACTACCAGCTGGTGTCCTACTTATGTTATAGAAATGTGACAGCAAATGTGATATGAACTCCTTAGaagcatttttatacacattTCTGGCTTTGATTGTGAATGCTACAGTAActctcctgtttttcttcttctgcctttAGACAATTACCCAAGGTTAAGATGCAATAAACATGTGCCTATTTTCTATCCAAAATCACAATCAGATTAAAATGCTTCTCTAAAGACCTCAAaagcttatttgtttatttgtattcatGTAGGATTTGGGGGGATGAAAGAATTGGTTGATCAATCAACATATTATTTTCCCGATAAACAGATTATTCTGACAAATGTGTAGTGGCAAATAATAGCAACAGCAATAATGACAACAATAAACTTACAACAgaaatggatttatttttgtttattttttactcacTCTTTCTCTTCCATTCGCTTCTGCTTGTTGAGATTTCTCACACGTGCAACCTGgatcttcttgtcttctttatATTCTTTCCCCAAAGGAATCTCATTCACTGTTGTGGCTTTAAATAGCAAGCTTCAGGTGACCCCCACATTTCTATCTCCAAATTGACATATCCAAATGCCTACTACTCATCTCCCCTCTGATGTCTTACAGACATTCACATTTAATACCATATTGTATTGAGTCTAAGGAGCCATTAATTGTAAGTCACATTTATGTCCATAAGATTAAAAAATACCGCCAACTGAATTATGACAAAATGCTGATATCCTTGATTCTAAGatacatcttgatttcagacactttaaaaatagacttaaaaaataatgtgatttaCTAGAAtagcaccaaaaagaataaaatacttaggaataaacttaccAAGAGAAGTGCAAAACTTGTATTCTAAACTCTAAataacattgttgaaagaaattaaagaaggccTAAATAAAGGGAAAGGTATCTTATGTTCATGGATCAAAAGACTTTGTAAAGATGGCAGTAATTCCAAGTTGATCCACAGATTTTGGTCcaacccctatcaaaatcccaTCTGGTATCTTTACataagcttattctaaaatttatatggaaattcaaggagcccagaatagccaaaacaactttgaaaaaagaacaaaattggaagattcacatttcccaatttaaaaacttattacaaagctacagtaattaaaacagtgtggtactggaaTTAGATtagacatataaatcaatggGATAGGATTGAGAGTCTGAAAATAAACCTTCATAtgtatagtcaattgattttcaacacaGGCACCAAACAAATTCAATGGGGTAAGGTatagtcttttcagcaaataGTACTGGGATAGctagatatccacatgtaaaagaataaagttgaatcctatcctcataccatatacaaaaattaacttaaaatggatcgAAGACCTAAATGTAAGTGCTAAAATATAAAAGTCCTAGGAGAAAATATAGGAGTAAATATGCATGACCATGGGTTAAaaaagccttctttttttttgagacagagccttcctctttcaccaggctggagtgcagtggcgcgatcttgactcactgcaacttccacctcccgggttcaagagattctcctgcctcagcctcccaagtagctgggactacaggcacatgccaccatgcccagctaagttttgtatttttagtagagacagtgtttcatcatgttagccaggatggtcttgatttcttgacatCATGAttcacctcagatgatccacttgtctcagcttcccaaagtgctgggattacaggcatgagccactgcaccaggccaaaaAAGCCTTTTTAaggtatgacaccaaaagcattagtgataaaagaaaaaaaaaagaaagataaattgaacttcatcaaaattaagatactttgtgcttcaaaagatgccattaaaaaaaaaagaccacctacagaataggagaatatatttgcaaattatatttctgataaatgacttttatctagaatatgtaaagaatgcTTACAACTTCATACTAAGAAAGGAAatacccaatttaaaaatgggtgaCAGATCTGATTAGATACTTCCCCAAACAAGATAtccaaatggctaataagcacatgaaaaaatgctcaccattcttagtcatcaaagaaatgcaaatcaaaatatgAGATAGTATTACACTTCTCTAGGCAACCTAGAGAAGCCTAAAGACCAGCCAGTGTAGTTTTTGCTGAAGAAATTACAAGTAAATGAAATTTATAGAATACCTCATGAGTATGAATTTATGGAGAGCTTTTATAACTTGGATCAAATTTGTAATAAGgacatttaaaaaagcaaagaataagCAAAACAATTAACAGCTACTGGGAAGATAAACATTGTGAAAGAAATACAAGTTAATGATAGTGTATTACATGGCTGAGCAGTGACTAGCATTTACATAATGATGTAAATATGAATCAAACCACAGTTCTAAATGCCAATATAACTTTATTGGGAGGATAGGGAAATGAGAGGTTTGTATGTGTGGTAGGGACAAGTGGTGGGGGTTGGTG from Rhinopithecus roxellana isolate Shanxi Qingling chromosome 9, ASM756505v1, whole genome shotgun sequence encodes the following:
- the ZNF706 gene encoding zinc finger protein 706, with the protein product MARGQQKIQSQQKNAKKQAGQKKKQGHDQKAAAKAALIYTCTVCRTQMPDPKTFKQHFESKHPKTPLPPELADVQA